In Silene latifolia isolate original U9 population chromosome 3, ASM4854445v1, whole genome shotgun sequence, a single window of DNA contains:
- the LOC141648142 gene encoding sister chromatid cohesion protein PDS5 homolog D-like, giving the protein MAAALSDNQLVEQLSEFGIRLSRRPSSAPELLNLLDELELLFSKMKQSPRPLVRQALLIPTAVLMEEELFKHSDTNVRITVASCLNEATRICAPDAPFEDDKMRDIFELIVSSFEYLSCEPGRCYSKAVVILQSVARLRSCVMMLDLDCDSLVVKMFELFQKNASPKHPQAVIASMVKIMSVMIQETDSLSPGLLKVLLDSIKIENQGVSPVSWEMGVKVLEGCADKLKPDIMETVSSMGYSLDDYAPILSSICKPVVDTVTGVADDSSILVNNEPSGDLNDQVENDKSLTATESCRTTPATSSGHSGSKALVTGGPASERRKKPNSHTLDKEAGGREHNQLGDSSMKKAKPTRKDNPGVSGNKALRKKNDVPGASGSSGKKLPKQQEISGGSGSKSKTGQTRKDKFQSNDSSKKRKRAASSDDDDVVETPHGRKKYKDDLVGCRIKVWWPLDRRFYEGTITSYDASVRKHRVDYDDGDEENLNLRTERWELLGDEAPVDIASLLGKKTAQSPPIMPRHEASIEEKEIAKMDDDEKGKTPTSDVEIAKMDDEARDNTTTTVMKSEIPESLPENKKAKLSDGQSS; this is encoded by the exons ATGGCTGCTGCATTGTCTGACAATCAACTGGTTGAGCAACTTTCTGAGTTTGGAATCAGGCTTTCACGGCGCCCTTCCTCTGCTCCTGAACTTCTCAATTTGCTTGAT GAGCTAGAGTTACTCTTCTCAAAGATGAAGCAATCACCACGTCCGCTAGTGCGACAGGCACTTCTGATCCCTACGGCGGTTCTGATGGAAGAAGAGCTTTTCAAGCATTCAGACACGAATGTTAGGATTACTGTCGCCTCTTGTCTTAATGAGGCCACAAGGATTTGTGCACCTGATGCACCATTCGAAGACGACAAGATGAGG GATATTTTTGAGCTGATAGTCTCTTCGTTTGAATATTTATCATGTGAACCTGGTCGCTGCTATTCTAAGGCAGTTGTAATCCTCCAAAGTGTTGCACGGTTGCGGTCCTGTGTGATGATGCTGGACCTTGATTGCGATTCACTAGTTGTAAAAATGTTCGAACTGTTTCAGAAGAACGCCAG CCCCAAACACCCTCAGGCTGTTATCGCATCGATGGTAAagattatgagtgtcatgatacAAGAAACTGACTCCTTGTCTCCGGGACTTCTTAAGGTTCTGCTAGACAGCATCAAAATAGAAAACCAG GGTGTTTCACCTGTATCTTGGGAGATGGGTGTCAAAGTTCTTGAAGGGTGCGCTGACAAACTTAAACCAGATATCATGGAAACAGTTTCATCAATGGGTTATTCCCTAGACGATTATGCTCCCATTCTTTCGTCAATTTGCAAGCCTGTTGTAGACACTGTTACAGGTGTTGCTGATGATTCATCTATCCTG GTGAACAATGAGCCTTCTGGTGACCTGAATGACCAAGTTGAAAATGACAAGAGCTTGACGGCAACAGAAAGTTGTCGAACTACACCAGCTACTAGTTCTGGACATTCTGGTTCTAAGGCCTTAGTAACTGGAGGACCAGCCTCCGAAAGGCGTAAGAAACCAAATTCTCATACTCTTGATAAAGAGGCTGGTGGTCGTGAGCATAATCAGTTAGGTGACAGCAGCATGAAGAAGGCTAAGCCTACAAGGAAAGATAATCCTGGGGTATCTGGGAACAAAGCATTGAGAAAAAAGAATGACGTACCAGGAGCATCGGGCTCATCTGGGAAAAAGTTACCAAAACAACAGGAAATTTCTGGCGGGTCTGGGAGTAAG AGTAAAACAGGTCAAACTAGGAAGGATAAGTTCCAGTCGAATGATTCCTCCAAAAAACGGAAGCGAGCCGCCTCATCAGATGATGATGAT GTTGTCGAAACTCCTCATGGAAGAAAAAAATACAAAGATGATCTGGTTGGTTGTAGGATCAAAGTTTGGTGGCCTCTGGACCGCAG ATTTTATGAAGGCACCATTACCTCATACGACGCATCTGTGAGAAAGCACAGG GTTGACTATGATGATGGAGACGAGGAGAATTTGAATCTCAGGACAGAACGCTGGGAGTTGTTAGGCGATGAAGCTCCAGTTGATATT GCTTCCTTACTTGGCAAGAAAACAGCTCAGTCACCTCCAATCAT GCCCCGACATGAGGCTTCGATAGAAGAAAAGGAAATTGCTAAGATGGACGATGACGAGAAGGGGAAAACCCCAACTTCAGATGTCGAAATTGCTAAGATGGACGATGAAGCAAGAGACAACACAACTACGACAGTTATGAAATCAGAAATCCCTGAGTCTCTTCCAGAGAATAAAAAGGCAAAGCTCTCTGACGGGCAGAG